A portion of the Fibrobacterota bacterium genome contains these proteins:
- a CDS encoding glycosyltransferase, which produces MPRPSIRILHIIQSLGIGGMENRIARLAGGLDRGRFAVEVLSFRPPQSGRLELPPGTPHHYFPVPSGLHPLRILRLARFIRAGGYTAVHTHNWSTMFYGITAAWLARRPVILHGEHGLNRSDLAGIPWKRLWAQRILCRMADAIVPVNGVIAAYVCKHWRLAAGIPRVIPNGVDLSRFHAKETRGDSARDPARFEMGMVGRLDEVKDIGCALRALQRLKAAGQAGGMRLTLVGDGPLQAKLADEARAMGVAEMVDFAGARADVPAWYGRFDLYLNTSVYEGMSNTLLEAMACGLPLIASRVPGNAAWLAEGENARFFESGDDAALAAAILALRDDPASRAEMGRRNRAKVEKEYDNRRFLATYAGLYTELSGHAAS; this is translated from the coding sequence ATGCCGCGCCCGTCCATCCGCATCCTGCACATCATCCAATCGCTGGGAATAGGCGGGATGGAAAACCGCATCGCCCGCCTGGCCGGCGGGCTTGATCGCGGGCGTTTCGCGGTGGAGGTGCTGAGCTTCCGCCCGCCGCAAAGCGGCCGCCTGGAATTGCCTCCCGGCACCCCCCACCATTATTTCCCCGTCCCCTCCGGCCTGCATCCCCTGCGCATCCTCCGGCTGGCGCGCTTCATACGCGCGGGCGGTTATACCGCGGTGCACACCCATAACTGGTCGACCATGTTTTATGGCATAACGGCGGCCTGGTTGGCGCGCCGCCCGGTCATCCTGCACGGCGAACATGGCTTGAACCGGTCCGACCTGGCCGGCATCCCTTGGAAGCGGCTATGGGCCCAGCGCATCCTCTGCCGCATGGCCGACGCCATCGTCCCCGTGAACGGCGTCATCGCCGCCTACGTATGCAAGCATTGGCGGCTGGCCGCCGGTATCCCGCGCGTGATTCCCAACGGCGTCGATTTGTCGCGCTTCCATGCCAAGGAAACGCGCGGCGACTCCGCACGCGACCCGGCGCGATTCGAGATGGGGATGGTGGGGCGGCTGGACGAGGTCAAGGATATCGGTTGCGCGCTCCGGGCGCTCCAAAGGCTCAAAGCCGCGGGCCAAGCCGGGGGCATGCGCCTGACCCTGGTGGGAGACGGGCCGTTGCAGGCCAAGCTGGCCGATGAGGCCCGCGCCATGGGCGTTGCGGAAATGGTGGACTTCGCCGGCGCCCGCGCCGACGTACCTGCCTGGTACGGCCGTTTCGACCTGTACCTGAATACTTCCGTCTACGAAGGCATGAGCAATACCCTGCTGGAAGCGATGGCCTGCGGCCTGCCGCTGATCGCTTCCCGCGTTCCCGGCAATGCCGCTTGGCTGGCCGAGGGGGAGAACGCGAGGTTTTTCGAAAGCGGCGACGATGCGGCCTTGGCCGCGGCCATCCTGGCTTTGCGGGACGACCCGGCCTCCCGGGCGGAAATGGGACGGCGCAACCGTGCGAAGGTCGAGAAGGAATATGATAATAGGCGGTTCCTCGCAACCTATGCCGGACTTTACACGGAATTATCGGGCCATGCCGCAAGCTAG
- a CDS encoding glycosyltransferase, with protein sequence MAKRVLIIAFHFPPIQGSSGFLRTLKFARYLPDYGIEPTVLTVNPRAYVAVDPKPVNQLPAGVEVHRSFGLDAQKHMGIAGRYPAFLGIPDKHASWIPAAVLDGKRLIRKKRIEAIYSTYPIPSAHVIGHALAKWTGLPWVADFRDPMWDEFLEVPKPVLWARKRIEAAAIRKCTQALTTTQGIADLFYRRYPELPKEKLTVISNGFDENDFSRLPPHSGARAPGPVTLTHAGLLEQVDRDPVPFFRGIKLAIDRGGIRREQLQVNLMGTGNDAIYQKEIADLGLGDVVRLKSPVPYAQAIDIMSASDILLLFQGPSCEAQIPAKLYEYMRVGRPILALTTHEGETGRLVKETASGTVVRPEDPEPIARAVTEWVRAVQAGQALPAASAGTARGFSRQNQAQRLAGIFAGLGNAK encoded by the coding sequence GTGGCTAAGCGTGTTCTCATCATCGCTTTCCATTTCCCCCCCATCCAAGGCAGCAGCGGTTTTTTGCGCACGCTCAAGTTCGCCCGCTACCTGCCGGACTACGGCATCGAGCCGACGGTGCTTACGGTGAACCCCCGGGCTTACGTGGCCGTGGATCCCAAACCGGTGAACCAGTTGCCCGCCGGAGTGGAAGTGCATCGCAGCTTCGGATTGGACGCGCAGAAGCACATGGGCATAGCCGGGCGTTACCCCGCCTTCCTGGGCATTCCCGACAAGCATGCCTCCTGGATCCCCGCCGCCGTGCTGGACGGCAAACGCCTGATCCGCAAAAAGAGGATCGAAGCCATCTACTCCACCTATCCCATCCCCAGCGCGCACGTCATCGGCCATGCGCTGGCCAAATGGACGGGCTTGCCCTGGGTGGCCGACTTCCGCGATCCGATGTGGGACGAATTCCTGGAAGTGCCCAAGCCCGTGTTGTGGGCGCGCAAGCGCATCGAAGCCGCCGCCATACGCAAGTGCACGCAGGCTTTGACCACCACGCAAGGCATCGCCGATCTTTTCTACCGACGCTATCCCGAACTGCCCAAAGAAAAGCTCACCGTCATCTCCAACGGCTTCGACGAGAACGATTTCTCCCGGCTGCCGCCGCACTCGGGCGCGCGCGCGCCCGGTCCCGTGACTCTGACGCATGCGGGCCTCCTGGAACAAGTCGATCGCGACCCGGTGCCTTTCTTCCGCGGCATTAAGCTGGCCATCGATCGCGGCGGCATCCGCCGCGAACAACTGCAAGTCAATCTGATGGGCACGGGCAACGATGCCATCTACCAAAAGGAAATCGCCGATCTGGGCCTGGGCGACGTGGTCCGGCTGAAGTCGCCGGTGCCTTACGCGCAAGCCATCGACATCATGTCCGCGTCGGACATCCTCTTGCTTTTCCAAGGGCCCAGCTGCGAAGCGCAGATTCCCGCCAAGCTGTACGAATACATGCGCGTTGGCCGCCCCATCCTCGCCTTGACCACCCATGAGGGCGAAACCGGCCGCTTGGTGAAAGAGACCGCCTCCGGAACGGTGGTGCGGCCGGAAGATCCCGAACCGATCGCGCGGGCCGTCACCGAATGGGTGCGTGCGGTGCAAGCGGGCCAGGCTTTGCCCGCCGCCAGCGCCGGGACCGCGCGCGGATTTTCGCGCCAGAACCAGGCCCAGCGTCTGGCCGGGATATTCGCCGGCCTCGGCAATGCCAAATGA
- a CDS encoding acyl carrier protein — MKLIGNLLDSMAVNSLIVALEENFGFAFEDEELSAESFETVESLAELVKRKL; from the coding sequence ATGAAGTTGATCGGAAATCTGCTCGACTCCATGGCCGTGAACAGCTTGATCGTGGCGCTGGAGGAGAATTTCGGATTCGCCTTCGAGGACGAAGAACTTTCCGCCGAGTCCTTCGAAACCGTCGAGTCGCTGGCGGAACTCGTGAAAAGAAAGCTCTAA
- a CDS encoding acyl-CoA ligase (AMP-forming), exosortase A system-associated produces the protein MLSAAAEACPNKNAVLHKDDAWTYARVRSDSAKLAAILMEAGIGKGDRVGFYLEKRIEKVNAIFGISMAGGVFVPIRWQNLGHQAAHIIRDSGTTVLITTYARLPAIAEVLGEAACLKLIVAIGKPEEGKGAALPGVQVLDWSAAMAAAPDTRRGPRVVEPDLAAILYTSGSTGKPKGVVLSHLNIVAGARIVSEFLQLTENDRLLSLLTFGFDYGLNQLTTAFLNRAQIVLMEYLFPRDVVSVARKHAVTGIANVAAGWIQLVDLPGLNQGNLPSLRYITNSGGAVPENVVRKLRQNLSGTSIFLMYGLTEAFRSTFLDPALVDSHPTSMGKAIPGEEIIIVDEHGKPVRPGETGELVHRGVLVAQGYWNAPDLTAVRYRRSPLQPAEVPVPEMAVFSGDQVRIDEEGLLYFVGRKDEMIKCSGNRISPTEVEEQLHASGMVKDAMALGIPHAVYGQAVYAVIVPAEGRAALQERELLDYCKTSMPPYMIPQHVEIREDLPRNANGKLDRALIKTQVYAKLGIAPK, from the coding sequence ATTTTATCCGCGGCCGCCGAGGCCTGCCCGAACAAGAACGCCGTCCTGCACAAGGATGATGCCTGGACCTACGCGCGCGTGCGCTCGGATTCGGCGAAGCTGGCCGCCATCCTGATGGAGGCGGGCATCGGCAAGGGCGATCGCGTGGGCTTCTACCTGGAAAAGCGCATCGAAAAGGTGAATGCCATTTTCGGGATCTCCATGGCGGGAGGCGTATTCGTGCCCATCCGCTGGCAGAACCTGGGGCATCAGGCCGCGCATATCATCCGGGACAGCGGCACCACGGTGCTCATTACCACCTACGCGCGCCTTCCCGCCATCGCGGAAGTGCTCGGCGAGGCCGCCTGCCTGAAGTTGATCGTCGCCATCGGAAAGCCGGAAGAGGGCAAAGGCGCGGCGCTGCCGGGCGTGCAGGTGCTGGATTGGAGCGCCGCCATGGCCGCGGCTCCGGATACCCGGCGCGGGCCGCGCGTGGTGGAACCCGATCTCGCCGCCATCCTGTATACCTCGGGATCGACGGGCAAACCCAAGGGCGTTGTGCTCAGCCATTTGAACATCGTGGCCGGGGCCCGTATCGTATCCGAATTCCTCCAGCTCACGGAAAACGATCGCCTCCTCAGCCTGCTCACCTTCGGTTTCGACTACGGCCTCAACCAATTGACCACCGCGTTCCTCAACCGGGCGCAAATCGTGCTGATGGAATACCTGTTCCCGCGGGATGTCGTTTCCGTGGCGCGCAAGCATGCGGTCACGGGCATCGCCAACGTGGCCGCCGGTTGGATCCAATTAGTGGATCTCCCCGGCCTCAACCAAGGCAACCTCCCCTCGCTGCGGTACATCACCAACTCCGGGGGCGCGGTCCCGGAGAACGTGGTGCGTAAGCTACGCCAGAACCTTTCCGGCACGTCCATCTTCCTGATGTACGGCCTCACGGAAGCCTTCCGATCCACTTTCCTGGATCCAGCCCTGGTCGACAGCCATCCCACTTCCATGGGCAAAGCCATTCCGGGCGAAGAGATCATCATCGTCGACGAACACGGCAAGCCCGTGCGGCCGGGGGAAACCGGTGAGCTGGTCCATCGCGGCGTCCTGGTGGCGCAAGGGTATTGGAACGCGCCCGATCTCACCGCTGTCCGCTACCGCCGCAGCCCGTTACAGCCGGCGGAGGTGCCGGTGCCGGAAATGGCGGTTTTCTCCGGCGACCAAGTGCGCATCGACGAAGAAGGCCTGCTGTATTTCGTGGGACGCAAAGACGAAATGATCAAGTGCTCCGGGAACCGCATCAGCCCCACCGAAGTGGAAGAGCAGTTGCATGCCTCCGGCATGGTCAAGGACGCCATGGCGCTGGGCATTCCCCATGCGGTTTACGGCCAGGCGGTCTACGCCGTGATCGTTCCCGCGGAGGGCCGCGCCGCCTTGCAAGAGAGGGAGTTGCTAGATTATTGCAAAACATCCATGCCGCCTTATATGATCCCCCAACACGTCGAAATCCGCGAGGACCTGCCCAGGAACGCCAACGGCAAATTGGATCGCGCCTTGATCAAAACGCAGGTGTACGCCAAATTGGGGATCGCTCCGAAATGA
- a CDS encoding hydrolase 1, exosortase A system-associated: protein MMEEPVRFLASGKALYGILHLPQDAAQAEEVLVMIVGGPQTRVGSHRSYTLIARELCRRGLAVLRFDYAGIGDGEGDFAGFAYAGPSLEAALDYLHKRFPGLRKTVLWSLCDGSAACALNARQAARRVSGMILCNPYVHSQQGHAKALLKHYYRKRIMDPAFWKKLLSFRMDPRKVLSSFFGLAKSATQASDTRSPKTGPADAGVPSAAVAADAGSSSAPVAAPAPAAPPGLVGPGDDPEGLPELVMEALEAYAGPLTLIMSTDDFTAQEFLALYRERDTGKRRGRHRTDMRIVDGADHTFTASEWKKAVCDLTMEAWDKTPGREG from the coding sequence ATGATGGAGGAACCCGTCCGCTTCCTCGCCTCGGGCAAGGCCTTGTACGGCATCCTGCATTTGCCGCAGGACGCGGCGCAGGCGGAAGAGGTCCTGGTCATGATCGTGGGGGGTCCGCAAACGCGGGTCGGAAGCCACCGTTCCTATACCCTCATCGCCCGGGAGCTCTGCCGCCGGGGCCTGGCCGTGCTTCGCTTCGACTATGCCGGCATCGGCGACGGCGAAGGGGATTTCGCCGGCTTCGCCTACGCCGGCCCCTCCCTGGAAGCCGCCTTGGATTACCTGCACAAGCGTTTCCCGGGCCTACGCAAAACCGTGCTCTGGTCCCTATGCGACGGCTCGGCGGCTTGCGCCCTGAACGCGCGCCAGGCGGCGCGCCGCGTTTCCGGGATGATCTTATGCAACCCTTATGTGCATTCGCAGCAGGGCCACGCGAAGGCGCTGCTCAAGCACTATTACCGCAAGCGCATCATGGATCCCGCGTTCTGGAAGAAGCTGCTTTCCTTCCGGATGGATCCGCGCAAGGTGCTCTCCTCCTTTTTCGGCTTGGCCAAAAGCGCGACGCAAGCATCGGATACGCGCTCCCCTAAAACCGGACCCGCCGACGCCGGCGTCCCCTCCGCCGCGGTCGCCGCCGACGCTGGCAGCTCCTCCGCCCCGGTTGCCGCTCCCGCGCCGGCCGCGCCTCCCGGGCTGGTGGGACCGGGCGATGATCCGGAAGGACTGCCCGAGTTGGTGATGGAAGCCCTCGAGGCCTACGCGGGTCCGTTAACGCTGATCATGAGCACGGACGATTTTACCGCGCAGGAATTCCTGGCCTTGTACCGCGAGCGCGATACCGGAAAACGCCGGGGACGGCATCGCACGGATATGCGCATCGTGGACGGGGCCGATCATACCTTTACGGCTTCGGAATGGAAAAAGGCCGTATGCGATTTGACCATGGAGGCCTGGGACAAGACGCCCGGGCGGGAGGGATAG
- a CDS encoding type III PLP-dependent enzyme, translating into MLSPATEFFPGTRFGRIGDALAVAGKPIADIVRQYGSPLFIYDTGILRWRHDALRAVLPKELLITYAVKANPNPDIVRLLGQWYDGVDLASQGEMEVALKGGVPGAKMSFAGPGKSREELRFAVANGIGTLSLESERELDHLEAICAETGKTTQALIRVNPDFEFSRSGLKMGGGSKQFGIDSERVPALIQRLAASKNVRFKGIHIFSGTQNLNADSVVEAFGKILEYAVGLKAATGCRIDILNLGGGFGIPYFKGDAPLDLERAGEGVRRLFAEYAPKLPGTRFKTELGRFLVGEAGIYVSQVRYRKVSRGTVFLILDGGMHHHLAASGNISQSPIRRQMVLAAANKMNGPTEKVNVVGPLCTPLDTFGMGIELPALDEGDFVAIPNSGAYGPSMSPVGFLSHPPPREVLL; encoded by the coding sequence ATGCTGAGCCCCGCCACCGAATTCTTCCCCGGAACCCGCTTCGGCCGCATCGGGGACGCTTTGGCGGTCGCGGGAAAGCCCATCGCCGACATCGTGCGCCAATACGGATCGCCTCTCTTCATCTACGACACCGGCATTCTTCGCTGGCGCCATGACGCCCTCCGCGCGGTGCTGCCGAAGGAATTGCTGATCACCTACGCCGTCAAGGCCAATCCCAACCCGGACATTGTGCGGCTTTTGGGGCAATGGTACGACGGCGTGGACCTCGCCTCGCAAGGCGAGATGGAAGTGGCGCTCAAGGGCGGCGTCCCCGGCGCCAAGATGAGCTTCGCCGGCCCCGGGAAATCGCGGGAGGAATTGCGCTTCGCGGTGGCCAACGGCATCGGGACCTTGAGCCTGGAAAGCGAAAGGGAACTGGACCACTTGGAGGCCATCTGCGCCGAAACCGGCAAGACCACCCAGGCGCTCATCCGCGTCAATCCCGATTTCGAATTCTCGCGCTCGGGATTGAAGATGGGCGGCGGCTCCAAGCAATTCGGCATCGACAGCGAGCGCGTGCCCGCGCTCATCCAGCGCTTGGCAGCCTCCAAAAACGTCCGCTTCAAAGGCATCCATATCTTTTCCGGAACCCAGAATCTGAACGCCGATTCCGTCGTGGAGGCGTTCGGCAAGATCCTCGAGTATGCCGTGGGCCTGAAGGCGGCGACGGGCTGCCGAATCGACATCCTCAATCTGGGCGGGGGCTTCGGCATCCCGTACTTCAAGGGCGATGCCCCGCTGGATTTGGAACGCGCGGGCGAAGGCGTGCGCAGGCTTTTCGCCGAGTACGCGCCCAAGCTGCCGGGCACGCGCTTCAAGACCGAACTGGGACGGTTCCTGGTGGGCGAGGCCGGGATTTATGTTTCGCAGGTGCGCTACCGGAAGGTATCCCGCGGCACGGTATTCCTCATCCTCGACGGCGGCATGCATCATCATCTCGCCGCCTCGGGCAATATCAGCCAAAGCCCCATCCGCCGGCAGATGGTGCTGGCGGCGGCCAACAAGATGAACGGCCCGACGGAAAAAGTGAACGTGGTGGGGCCGCTTTGCACCCCTTTGGATACCTTCGGCATGGGCATCGAGCTGCCGGCCCTGGACGAGGGCGATTTCGTGGCCATCCCGAATTCGGGGGCCTACGGGCCCAGCATGAGCCCGGTGGGGTTCCTCAGCCATCCGCCGCCCCGGGAAGTCCTGCTCTGA
- a CDS encoding GNAT family N-acetyltransferase — protein MIEVRLAETQAERDALLEPARVLAREAESNLTFHQLPVPMAWWKQFHSEPGEGDFGSKRMRNFLGMRSRLEECFFAAAESDGKLVGLAPLAVFSVTVKSNAPPLKVLCFCADSVTVFYQDLLIHPGNREDTLAALLDFLCAHAEKQNMLLFLGYIPEDSPNLPGLKKAAEARLQAGWKGGLVTNRYRGGVYPWTLHPLDSALAGLKETVPADAALCESIEALKEKLGKQGPTLLTFQATRKGLEQELESLLGRIPAEGAPGEAARKAREAIASDVIIYPHLKLPASVEEFQQTLSSSRRYYFRRYLKKFLEANGSFEDIAPADLSSADVEEYLALHRQRWGSDSVAVNDSTIDFHRQIAMEGAKIGIFHLFFAKVEGRRIAAHACFDIGNRREYFFSGRTPELEDLRAGKLLVMHTVQDAIAKGFKFYDFGYGGDEYKSEFTRTHRLAKSLFLAKDGALLDLEKIFPKYEYMSLESA, from the coding sequence ATGATTGAAGTGAGGTTGGCGGAAACCCAGGCGGAAAGGGACGCCCTTCTCGAGCCGGCGCGCGTATTGGCGCGGGAGGCGGAAAGCAACCTCACCTTCCATCAATTGCCCGTGCCCATGGCCTGGTGGAAGCAATTCCATAGCGAACCCGGAGAGGGCGATTTCGGGAGCAAGCGCATGCGCAATTTCCTGGGCATGCGCAGCCGCCTGGAAGAATGCTTTTTCGCAGCGGCGGAATCCGACGGCAAGTTGGTAGGCCTGGCCCCGCTCGCGGTCTTTTCCGTCACCGTGAAATCCAACGCCCCTCCCCTTAAGGTGCTCTGCTTTTGCGCCGACTCGGTCACGGTCTTCTACCAGGATCTGCTGATCCACCCGGGTAACCGCGAAGATACCCTCGCGGCCTTGCTGGATTTCCTGTGCGCGCATGCCGAGAAGCAGAACATGCTGCTTTTCCTCGGGTACATCCCGGAGGATTCGCCCAATCTTCCCGGCTTGAAAAAGGCCGCGGAGGCGCGCTTGCAGGCGGGCTGGAAAGGCGGCCTGGTCACCAACCGCTATCGCGGCGGCGTATATCCCTGGACCTTGCATCCCTTGGACTCGGCGCTGGCGGGGCTTAAGGAAACCGTCCCGGCCGATGCGGCGTTGTGCGAATCGATCGAGGCGCTCAAGGAAAAGCTAGGGAAGCAAGGCCCCACCTTGCTGACCTTCCAGGCCACGCGCAAAGGCCTGGAGCAGGAACTGGAATCCTTACTTGGCCGCATCCCGGCGGAGGGCGCTCCCGGCGAGGCGGCCCGCAAAGCGCGCGAGGCCATCGCATCCGACGTGATCATCTACCCGCATCTGAAGCTGCCCGCATCGGTGGAAGAGTTCCAGCAAACCTTGAGCTCCAGTCGCCGCTATTATTTCCGCCGCTACCTGAAGAAATTCCTGGAGGCGAACGGCTCCTTCGAAGACATCGCCCCCGCGGACCTGTCCAGCGCGGACGTGGAAGAATACTTGGCCTTGCATCGGCAGCGTTGGGGCAGCGACTCGGTGGCGGTAAACGATTCCACCATCGATTTCCACCGGCAGATAGCGATGGAAGGGGCTAAGATCGGTATATTCCATCTGTTTTTCGCCAAAGTGGAAGGCCGCCGCATCGCGGCCCATGCCTGCTTTGACATCGGCAACCGCCGGGAGTACTTTTTTTCCGGCCGCACTCCAGAGCTGGAAGACCTCCGGGCCGGCAAGCTGCTGGTCATGCATACCGTACAGGACGCCATCGCCAAGGGATTCAAGTTCTATGATTTCGGGTATGGCGGCGACGAATATAAAAGCGAATTCACCCGGACGCATCGGTTGGCCAAGTCGCTATTCCTGGCGAAGGACGGGGCTTTGCTCGATCTGGAAAAGATCTTCCCGAAATACGAATACATGTCCTTGGAAAGCGCGTAA
- a CDS encoding alpha/beta hydrolase, with amino-acid sequence MTGSSEEMFFFDGVGGKRLLGFFHPAAGPARRGGVVYCHPFAEEKNQSHAVIVRTARGLAAAGIPVLRFDFSGCGDSEGDLQDASAEDWVAEVGCAADWLRKRTGNARVGLWGLRAGANLAALYAAGRSDVAFAVLWQPLPDLKTCMTQFLRQKFSSELAAGNAEGFSVKGLVKRLEAGETLDVMGYPVTRRLYESFATKTPPLSACEFPFPLCLAAITEADAPPDALKRMAEGLRASNRPAPLQHAREVPFWDRYWRWEAPSLPQLTSGWIASVA; translated from the coding sequence ATGACGGGATCCAGCGAAGAGATGTTTTTCTTCGACGGCGTCGGCGGAAAAAGGCTGCTCGGCTTTTTCCACCCGGCGGCGGGGCCCGCCCGGCGGGGCGGCGTGGTGTATTGCCATCCCTTCGCGGAAGAGAAGAACCAAAGCCATGCGGTCATCGTCCGCACTGCGCGCGGCCTGGCCGCGGCCGGCATTCCCGTGCTGCGTTTCGATTTCAGCGGCTGCGGCGACAGCGAAGGCGATTTGCAGGATGCCTCCGCGGAGGATTGGGTGGCCGAAGTGGGTTGCGCGGCGGATTGGCTGCGGAAGCGCACCGGGAACGCGCGCGTGGGCCTGTGGGGTTTGCGGGCCGGCGCCAACCTGGCCGCCTTATATGCCGCCGGCCGCAGCGACGTGGCCTTCGCGGTCTTGTGGCAGCCCCTGCCCGATCTCAAAACCTGCATGACCCAGTTCTTGCGGCAGAAGTTCAGCTCCGAACTCGCCGCCGGCAACGCCGAAGGCTTTTCCGTGAAGGGCCTGGTCAAGCGGCTGGAGGCGGGCGAAACCCTCGATGTCATGGGCTATCCGGTGACTCGCCGCCTGTATGAAAGCTTCGCGACGAAAACGCCTCCGTTATCCGCCTGCGAATTCCCCTTCCCCCTTTGCCTGGCCGCCATCACCGAAGCGGATGCGCCCCCGGACGCCCTCAAGCGGATGGCCGAGGGCTTGCGCGCCTCCAATCGGCCCGCGCCTTTGCAGCATGCCCGCGAAGTGCCTTTTTGGGATCGGTATTGGCGCTGGGAAGCCCCTTCCCTGCCGCAGCTCACGTCCGGCTGGATAGCCTCCGTAGCCTAG